TAGCTACCGCTTTCCACACACAAAGTTAATTTCAAAGCATatcttctatatatatattagtttTGACATTGCCACTATTGAAAAATTACTATAACAACCAAAGATTATCAATATCTAAAAACAGACTTTCAGATATGCATGTATatctaacctccttgcttacatGAAGTACCAATTTAGttttcccctcaaaaaaaaCAGAAGCATGACTTTCAGATGGAAGAATGCCAAGTTAGATCATAATCTTTAAGTTAAGAAATAATTTCTACACCACTAACAAAGCTACATTAGAATGATATATAATACCTTCTGGTCGCATAAATAGCTCACCCAAAATAAGGAACTTAAAAGTTACTTAAAACATAAATAACTTACCCATATCCCCACTTTTTCACCTTTCacatataataataatacatatCAGACAAAATGGTTTATAAACTCTGGTTAGTCAATATTCTTTGATTACtatataaatgtacaatgtaaaaaaaatgatatagatCTGATATTGATGTTATGCAGATATCTATTAACCAAACTTAGATAACTATTTGTGAAAATTGCTCTATCTTAGTTGTCCCTGCTATATTTTAGTGTCCAGCACCAACAAGTATTATTAATCACATGACCATTACGTTACCAGAATATTAGTAACTTTGTGATTATAGCCTAGTACATTATAACTTACAACAATTACATAACAATTCAGAGATATGTAAGTACCTAATTTTACTCTAGACATCCTTGAAATAACACAATAGGAAACTAAAAGAACTTTTAGCCccaaaacatgaaatattatttGAAGAATAGAGGTGGATACTCTATTGAAAATAATAGGTGACATGGAATGTTATATATATGCCAAGAAGCAGTcaaacaagcaactggatatgattttggaaactgctttttggcaaatcttatgtctaaccttcattgaagGGACATGGAATGTTGTGGCTTAGATAGTTCTTGGCTTCTAGGTTGTAGTTTATCACAATTTTTCACCTTGGAATAAGGGGACTGTCCATGGCCATAGCAGCTCAACCAATGACAGAATTCCATTGTTAAGTTTTTACTTTGCATTTCTTTGTTATGACGGAGGTGGACAGAGTAACAGGATGTACCGGCCTGACTttgaaatgaacaaaatgatattcTAACTAATTTGGTACTTCTGTCATATAGTCCTAGTATTCATTTCAGTCCAAATGACTGCAAATACTATTTTATATTCATTCAATATGAATGAAATTTTTCTATTTCAGTCAAATTGACAtcaattttttctatttttcctaAAAATAATCTGCCAACTACGTCACCTTGCTaaaatcctatacatgtatttagctCCGTCCAATCAAATTTTAGGTAGCAGCTTTACAATTTGCAGCTCCACCAATGGCATGGCATTTAGCTGTTTTACCAATAAACGTCAAATGTTTGTGAACagttttgtatttttattttgcatgtcAATATTTTGAAGCAGGTggaaaatttgatttgaatgtCCTAAAATAACTTTATTCTAAAGCTACACATATAAACATAATGCATAAAACTATACACCTGAAaatatgctgtacatgtacatgtatgcggGTAGACTATAGCTATATCCACCAAACATTATAATATATTACTTTTGTAATATCCAAAAATACAGTACGAAATTGCAGACACGAATACTGAATTGACTTTTTCACCTTCACCAATATCAAAATTTTACTAGGAACAATGTTAACATTCAGAGTATCACCAAACAATGTGAACATAACAACCCATTCTAATGCCACATAGTGGGCCTCAGCTCCAATAGACAGAACGTCACAGAAATAATTCTTATACAATCTCCTCCAAGATTGTTGTAAATTTACTTTTTCTTCCCATTTCAAAGTATTGCATTACATGTCTAACATAGATCAAAATTCCGCATGATAATCTGACAACAGGGACAGAGAACAATACCAACTTCCTGCCACATTTGATAATCTGTCAATACCTTGTGTTTGTTACGTCAAGAGTGCAAAGAAACTGTTGATTTTCTTGgtttttgaaaaagaaatgctGAATTGGGAAAACTACCATTAAAACTGAGTCTAAAGGGAAGTCTATACTTAACAGCAGAGGGTTTCTTTTACACTATAGTGTGTCATTTCAGCACAGTGAAGCTACATGGCAAGCAGTGTAGGCATGAGTATCATCCTACccctgaaaattttcaaatttacgACCCTcagaaattctgattgaccagggatgtcaCAAGgccatctgtggtcacagtcttctacagTGACCTCTATGGCAGTAAACTTGCCCCTCAGCATAcattagaatgcaccatttcaATATAAAATGCTCTAAAACTCTGCAACATGGAAGCTGGATGTCCCCGGATCCCCTACAATAGTCTTGCCTACATCACTTACagcgactcaccaagaaatttggaccctctATAatgaaatcctagctaaaagcctatAAAGAACAGAATGTTTtaagtcttcaaagcagaaagAATCAGGCCTCTGATTGGCTCTTTGCCGCCTGTGTCTCCTCCGCCCTTCTCCGTTTCTCTGCGTTGCAGGCCCGCTGGTACAGAACCACCCCCGCGAGCACGACCATGCTGCCGAGGCCACTCAGCACCGTGATCGTGTTCCCAAACACCAGCACGCTCAGCCAGATCAGCAGCGCACGCTTTGCTGTGTTTGCCACGCTGAGAAAAAAAGTGTTTGAAAATGAAGTTTGGTAGAACATGGGATATTGtagtttttttacacaaccaataatgcagggctctagccagctcgaaatttttttccgtcagccaattcccattgtcgcgaaaaccgcgagaACATTATTCcatgagttagaaagactgaaccaagaccttgaaaaacaggtttttaatgagattatcgtatgcgaaagggtgccgacacacttcatcaacaataataacaatagcaaaacaaacagtgtgtggcttttacgcccatggacggcatccccaagccgcctgtagcttccaccaaggatttttctccgtcaaggttgacggatttgttttaaaatttttccgtcacacgcagcaaatttccgtcaattgacggaagaacggacgctggctagagccctgcagtAACGTCTCTCTCCTGCTTGCATTTCAATGCCTATGAGACACTTTGGATATTGGAGATTTCTGTTGCACAAACAGTTATGTACATGTCTCCCACCTGTTTCGAggtctatcagacatcttcctcagagcttctgactggaatGTTGCTTCTTGTCGCTATACGTAGCCGATGTAGGAGAAGCATTAGCAAAAACACACTAGTCTGTAtgagaaagtcaaccccagtggtGAATCAAGACGAGAGGGGATACGGAattttgggattgtgttcttccgcaaaagcaccacctacatcggctacatatagccgTGAGAAGCAACACTCCAGTcaaaagctctgaggaagatgtctgataggtaTTGGAGCAGGTGAATATGTCTCCCTTACCTGTGTGTGACAGGTATGTGAACAAGTGTTCCCTTACTTGTGTGTGACAGGTGATATCCTGTGCATCAGTGTACAGGTGTTCATACCTGTGTAACACAGGTGTGTTCCACATGTTCCCTTACCTGTGTGTGACAGGTGATATCCTCTGCATCAGTGCGTAAGCCGTGACACTCTGCAGGTGGAGGGAGTTCCCTTACCTGTGTGTGACAGGTGTGAGACAGTTGTGTACAGGTGTTCCCTTACCTGTGTGTGACAGGTGATATCCTCTGCATCAGTGCGTAAGCGGTGACACTCTGCAGGTGGAAGGAGACGCCATCGAAGAGCAGCGCCATGAGGATGTGTCTGTCCAGATGtctcctcctccccctcccGATGTACAGCTGCTTTAGGGGAAGATCCTGAAGAAGGACAGGCAAAACTTCAAGTATTtacgaaaataatttcatcaggttggtacgtcataGGCCctcataggagttttcttttacacaaccagttaatattgcctgctgacgtttcgatgcctatcaTCAGACAGCTTCCTCCGGGCTcctaactggagttctgtttctcgccgctatatgtagcaaaagcgccacctacatcggctacatatactggcaagaagcagaactccagtgaTAATTAGAAGttttgaggaagatgtctgataggcatcgaaAAGTCAGCAGGTAAtatttactggttgtgtaaattttaaagaaaactcTTGTATCCTAAAACTTCAAGTGCTCATGTCCCCAATGACACTAAAGTACAACAGTTCTGGATTGCAAGCATCCATCATAAGTATTATTCAATAAACAAagacatttgtacaaaatgtacaccttTCTAGTGTTACTGAACATCCAATATTACACGACGTCATAGCAAACACGGTAGCCATTTCAGAATCTGGTACATCCACTTGCCATAACTGTTCTTTTGGCCATTGGCCTGTTGGCCCAAGGCATCATGGTTTTACCCACACCTGTGTACTAAAGACAGCTTGTTCATGTTGTATAGTATCTTTGTATCATTGTCTACTTTTCTGTTCTCAGCCACAATAACAATGTAGCTACAGTTGCCTGGATGAACTGTGTAATGTGGTGTTACATTTTCACTGAATACAAAATAAAGATAGAAAGTTAGAAATTTGCGATGTGAACTTCAAAATTAACTCACTACGGCATCCTGTTTGACTGCCTGATATCTACACTTGTTTATGGATAAACAATAAGGTTTCACATGACATTAATTTTGAAAGGTTATTTTTGTTACAAGTTTCAGAGTGATtgataaataaatcaataagtAAATAAGTGATAAAATATTTGGCTAAAATGTtcatcatacaaaaatgtacattccaACTATGCAGAGTTTTCAACCTTGATTTTGCATAAGGAACTGATTTTTACTATCCAACTCCTATCATATATGATATACCATATTATGATGAATGCAAACTCTATGTTTAGGGAAACAAGTGCTGTTTACGTACAACAAAGAACCAGGCAGGCACCAGGAGGATGAGAGCAGCACTGCTCATGTAGAACTGTAGCTCCAAGGGTCTGCGGAGTATAGAGAGTGAATAGTTATATACATCGTATGGCCACAGCAAGAATGCAGTGAGGGTAATAatcataaatttgaaaatttgtacaacTGCGCTGCTTCCTATGTGGCTCTGCCATATTAAAGATAATATAATCTACACCATAagaaaatcctggcgagaacaagATTCAGtctcagatatacatgtaacactataTAGATTCAGTTTTTGAGATATATGAAACGTAGGAATACTTACGAATACTTGTGTTTGTCATTGCTTAGCAGCTTCTTggagaaaacattttgaaagctgaaaaacaaaacaaaacatgcaaagtCAGTTACAgtttttatgtatgtacatttacttATGTCCTTCATGATAGAAAAAAATTTACTGCATTGAtaaatgtaaccaaggaggttgaaaaagacaTGTAACCACATTGTAAGAAGCTTAAGAAGGCCAATTTCCTAAACTGAAAAGTTGTTAAATGGCTTCACACTGTAATCAAAGGTGAACATTTTCACAGCAACTTAAAAGTGAAAATTTTCTAAATTGAAGGTATGGTgagtttatgttttttttcattttcggaAAAATAGAACCAGGCCATTCGGAGAACCAAATAacgaaattggtgtggcctaactacATCAGGGTTAACttacttgcaatttgcacataatttttgaaatttgcacgtaaaaatattctgaacttgcaaacttgcatgttgaaaatacttggcctatagtaaaaatactgaggccacggtgcctttgtttgtctgacgggGATCTTCACCggtcgtcagtaggtgttataaatgattaattttttttttaatgctggCTAGATCATtgcattttgcatgtaaatttgacttgctgtattttgcatgtaaatttttcaaattgcacgtaaaatttttgccgacttgcaattttgcatgtagcaataaaaaagtatttcgatccctgtacatcatagtacatgtacatgtgcatcacAAATCCCCCACTGACCATACAAACTCACCATTCCACAATGTTGGTAGAAATGGCCGCCATGAATCCGATCGTGTTAAAACTCAGCTCGCTGGACGAACAAAGCGCCAGACCCCCCATGATGGGGATGAGCGACAGCGAGACCCAGAATCCTGTCTTCTCACGAAGCATCATCCACGTGATGAGAACGGTGAACATCGGCGCCGTGCTCTTGATCGTTTCCACAAACGAAGCAGCAACGTTTTTAAGTGCTAAGAGGGCAAGAATTGTGGTCCCAAATCTGTAGACACAAGAAAATCAGACTTAGAGATGGCAGGCTTCACCCCTTTACCCATGGATGAATTGCTGCTTTACAACCCATGAATACCAACGTTAACGAACAAAATAGGAACAGTGAGAATGTATTGCAATATCTTATAACATACATTGAGGTAACACATAAAAAAGTTCAAGCTAACAACAGGTCCTTCATAATTTATATATCTTGTTTTATCTACTACTGAAAATCAGactcagagatggcagacttcactcctTTACCCATTAGGCAACCCTTTCATTTCCACAgacaaaatcagatttagaaacACTGACTGAGAATGAATTGCAACACTGCACGGAGTATATCGCAAAACACAGACAAAGTGATTAATTAAgaaatttgtatttgtttaaCTGCCAGCTACCAAGCTTTTTGCTTGGTTGCTTGCTAAAATACATAAGCTACTAATAAAACATTTGCCTCAGAAAGCTTGCACAATTTTTGGTTTGttggtacatttttttctctttaattAGTATATGCATTGTTGATCTATTACTTACTAAAAGAACCAAAGAATAAATCAAGACTGGAAACTGTAACCTTACCTGAGAACTCCACCTATGGTCATGTTGAAGAGGAAGTTTGGAGGTGCAGACTTCCGTCCCGGCACACGACCAATCCCGGTCTGTCCGCACGGCAATCTCAGCTGGATGAAACCGAACACCGTCGTACAGAGGATCTGCCACGCGCCCAGGAACTGTGCGTTCAGGTCCATCTCCGAAAGAATGTACTTGTTTAAGATTAACGTACAGAAGCTGAAGAAGTACCAAAGGAAGAGGAAGATGATTGCACCCTTTTCGAGGAGTCCCTTGTTTTCCGGCGGAGTGTCTTTGGACTCTACTTGCATCTGTGTGATCTTAATCAGCTCCTGCTCGTTAATGGTTAAGTGTTTTGGGTCGTGCGATTGGTGGAACATTTCCGAGTGGCTGTAACTTTGTGACACAGAGTCAAATGAATCACCCGCCACAGCGCCATCAGCTGAGTCTTCTGTAAAACTTGACCGGTGAGGTAAGCTACTGTTTGCGGTGGGATATCTCTCGCTCTCGGAGTAGCTCCGGTCCCTGGAATGTCTGACATTGCCCGAAGGAGTTCTCTTTCGTCCGTGGTCGGGTTCAAATGACCCTCTCCGCACTTCTACTTCATCTTCAATACTCACTTCTTCCATGTTGACTTATCTATATTATTGGTCAAGGAATGGTTAGACGTGGATGTGGATTTTAAGAAGTACTTTGCCTTCTCTGTTCCAACTCGTAGAATTTCTTGCTGCACGTTTGGAGGCTTTCTCACAGCTCAGCACTCAGTACCATTGGACTTTCTTCTTTGGCAAGCTAAGTAAGAGAAACCTAGagaataaaaacatattttggtcaattttctaTCGTTAACTTGTCTTTCATCATACCACATTGTCAAGGTAGCCAGGCAGTGATTGGTAGTAGATCTGCATACCTAAACGTAACATGTGACAtcatgacaaaaacaacaaaccaCACCTCTCTGAGTCTCATATAACAAgttttgtttatatatatgtagaccttacaaaagtcgctGCACTTCTTTTGTCATATCAATAAAGATTACCTGGTATAACTCAGCAGTAAAcagcagaaaaacaacaagtatatacttacattttgtaacatgtatactacatataaattataatcataagccctttcacagaagtcaggacgcatgtgcggcgacagggattctaggtaatatgtcataAAGGGGTAGGCCCACAAAAAGGAAAAGTCCTTGtttctatttgcataacaacaTCGTCCAGAcaagttttgtttactttttttttgccttaccctttgacatattactgtaaatgcagaaactattgcagtggtttaatgtttgcggttttcacggtggacgctttaccgcgaacttaaaaccaccgcgaacatttttccatggcagttagagactgcagtgcatggtgctacggcgaacttaaaaccacagcgaaaagtctttttcctgctaccatgaaatttaatccctgcgaacttaaatgcatatacagtactagtacctagaattcctgtcgccacacaTTACAAACATTAAAAGGGCTTATTTCCCATACCTTTATTTCCATTTGCAATTCTAATTTTGCCTTGAGACCTTTCTTGACATAATTGTCATTTACATTTCAAAATAGTTTGCTGTCAAACACTCCAAACATCAAGTCTGGAGAAGAGAAAATGGCAAGGAGATAATTTTGAAGCCTAGTATATCATCAGGCTACTGTATGATCGTGAGAATCCACCATATGGACCCCATATGTTAACCTAGGCAACGAATCTTCCACGTACACACCTAGCTACACTTCCGTGATGACGTCATACAATAAAACGGATTGCGTCATTTATGTCTTTCTTAACAGCTTTAAACGAAATATAAGATGCGAAAGTACAACAGAAATCCTCAAGTCAAAGAACGAAGGTTATGATATAATACACATAACATATACGATCAtagattcatattttttttacagacagaaAACATGCAGAACACGATTGACAAAGAAACTGTCGACCATATCATGCAGCTTCTTAGAATA
The window above is part of the Branchiostoma floridae strain S238N-H82 chromosome 14, Bfl_VNyyK, whole genome shotgun sequence genome. Proteins encoded here:
- the LOC118430571 gene encoding solute carrier family 35 member E2A-like, with the translated sequence MEEVSIEDEVEVRRGSFEPDHGRKRTPSGNVRHSRDRSYSESERYPTANSSLPHRSSFTEDSADGAVAGDSFDSVSQSYSHSEMFHQSHDPKHLTINEQELIKITQMQVESKDTPPENKGLLEKGAIIFLFLWYFFSFCTLILNKYILSEMDLNAQFLGAWQILCTTVFGFIQLRLPCGQTGIGRVPGRKSAPPNFLFNMTIGGVLRFGTTILALLALKNVAASFVETIKSTAPMFTVLITWMMLREKTGFWVSLSLIPIMGGLALCSSSELSFNTIGFMAAISTNIVECFQNVFSKKLLSNDKHKYSPLELQFYMSSAALILLVPAWFFVDLPLKQLYIGRGRRRHLDRHILMALLFDGVSFHLQSVTAYALMQRISPVTHSVANTAKRALLIWLSVLVFGNTITVLSGLGSMVVLAGVVLYQRACNAEKRRRAEETQAAKSQSEA